The genomic window ATCCCTGAACTTGTCACCCGGCGTCACCGGGCGCGTCACGATCGTGCTATAGACGACACCGACCAGATCGGTGTTGCGCCATGCCTCAAGGGCGGCCTCTTCGGCGGCCTGGGAACCTCTGGTGATGACAACCGGCAACTGGCAGCCATATTGATTTGCAAAATCGGTCGCACCTTCGAAGAGCTCTGCGACCAGTGAGGAACTGGCCACCTCGTCAATCAGAAATCCGATGGTCCGTATCGCACTTTTGCGACGCTTGCGCCTGGCCTGCTCATAGCCAAGCTCGGCTGCGCTGTCGAACACGGCCTGACGGGTGCTTTCCTGGACCGAGATATTGGGATTATCGTTAAGCACAAAAGATACAGTTGTCTGCGAAACACCCGCAAGGCGAGCAATATCCCGCATGGTGGGTTTGCGCGTCAACTCGATATTCTCCCCAGTCACACAGTGCGGATATCATAGCAGCAGGTGGACTGTTGACAATCAAATAATATTAGTAAAATATTTAGTTAATAATTCAGGGGGCAAAAATCTTGATACGTACCGAGCGGCAAGCGTTTGTCTTTCTTGCCCCTTTTCTTATCGCCTATGGGCTTTTCCTGTTTTATCCGATGCTCAAGGGGTTCTGGATATCCCTGCATGACTGGCATCTGCTCAGGGTGGCGATGAACCCCGATGCCGTCGAGTTTGTCGGCTTCAGAAACTATGAACGCATTCTCTGGGGCCGGGACATGGAATGGAGCGCCGTGCAGAAGCCCTGGTGGCAGGGCGGCCTTGTCGCGCTTGCGGCCTTACTGGCCTATAGAGGTGCAAAACATGCCCATGACCGGACGTTATACTGGTTTCTGGCCGCTGTTGCCCTGGTGGCCGCCTTTGTAATTGGCTGGGCCCCCGGGGAAGACGGGCGCTGGTATAATCGCCAGTTCTGGCCCCGGGTCGGGAATACCCTGTTTCTTGTCGCCTGGATTGTGCCGCTTGTGACCGCTGTTGCCCTGGTGCTTGCGGTCCTGCTGAACCGGCAAACCCTGGCGGCTGCAGTCTTTCGAACAATTTTCTTCGTCTCGACGGTTCTGTCGGTCACGGTTGTGACCCTGATCTGGAAACTGGCGCTGTCCCCCAACCAGGGGCTGGTCTCGGGCATTTTTGAGCGATTCGGACTGGAACCGATCGCCTGGCTGACCACAGAGGGTTTTGCCGATGCAGGCATTATCATGGCGACGGTCTGGTGGGGGACCGGGATCAGCATGATGCTGTTTCTTGCAGCGCTTCAGGATATCTCGGATGAAATCTATGATGCGGCCCGCCTTGATGATATCGGGCCGGTCAGAACATTTTTCTATATAACACTGCCCAATCTGCGCCACGCAATCGTATTGGTGATGGTGCTTGCCGTGATCGCCCATTTTCAGATTTTCGGTCAGGTCAGGCTGATGACAGATGGCGGCCCTGTGGAAACCACCGAGTCGCTGGTCGTGTTGATCTATGACACCGGGTTTCAGGAAAACAAACTGGGGCGGGCCACGGCCATGTCCACCGTGCTGCTGATGTTCATCACGCTGTTTTCGATCCTGCAGGTGTTGATTGTCCGGGGGCAGCGGGACTGATGGGCAAACATGTAAATACAAGGCTTTTCGTCACCTTGATGGCGATCCCCGCCTTCATCTGGCTGGTGCCGATCCTGTGGATGCTGTCGCTGTCCTTTCAGCCGAATGATCTGCTGCAACGCACCACGACGGATGTGGCCTTTGGGCTGATCCCAGCGCAATTCACCTTCGACAATTATGCCGCCGTCATGTCGCTGAGCAATACGCCGCGCTGGTTCATGAATTCACTGATCGTTGCGGTAATGACCACCCTGGGTGTTCTGCTTGTTGCGGCACCGGCGGGTTATGCTTTTGCAAGGATGAACTTTCCGTTCAAGCGGGTGTTGCTGATGCTCTGCCTGATTGGCCTGGCGGTGCCGGAGCAGGCGATTTTCATCCCGATGTACACGATGTTTGCCGATCTGGGCTGGCTGAACACCTATCACGGGCTTGCCATTCCCCGTATCGCAACCCCCATCGGGCTGTTTCTGATGTATCAGTTCATGCGCGGTGTGCCGCGCGAAATCGAAGAAGCGGCGATGATTGATGACATCGGCCGGGTGCGCATTTTCTTCAGCATTGTTCTGCCGCTGATGCGGCCCGCGATGATCACCCTGGCCATCGTGACCTTTCTTTACGCGTGGAACGATTATCTCTGGCCGCTTGTCGCCATCCAGAGAACCGCCGATTACACGCTGGCAGTTGGGATCGCGTCATCGCAGGAAAATTTTGCGCAGACCGAAGGTTTGGGACGGTTGATGGCATCGGGTATCTTTGCATCGCTCCCGGTGATCGTCTTCTATCTCATATTCCAGAAATACGTTGTCAGGGCGATCGCGCTTGGCGGCTCAAAAGGCTGAAAACAAACAAAATAACATCTAAATGGAGGAGAAGATGAAAAAAACTTTGATTATGATGGCGGCCTGCGCCGGGATGGTGGGGCCTGTTCAGGCCGATACAACCCTGTCGATCGCGCGCTTTTTCGGCGCGTGTGAGAATGCCGGCACGGATTTCGCCAATGCGGTCGGGGAGGCCTGCATCATTCAGGCCCTGATCAATGCCTATTCCGAGGCGGATAATGGCGTCACAATGGAAACCCGCGAAGTGGCCTGGGCCAGTTTCTATGACCAGATGAAAGCGGGATATGCGGCGAATACGCCGCCTGATATTCATGTGATCCATCAAAGCCGGATTCCCGAATTCGCCGATATCGGTCTGCTGGCGGATATGTCCGAAGATCTGGCACCGGCGGGTATTGATATCGAGGACTGGGAAGACCGCGCCCTGGAAGGTTCCAGCCATAATGGCGCGATCTATGCCGTACCGCTGGATTTCCACACCCTTCTTTGGCACGTGAACATGGAGCTGATGGAACAGGCGGGCCTTGTTGCGGATGGTGCGCCGATCCTGCCCGGTTCACCCGAAGAGCTGCTGGCCCATGCACAGCAGTTCCAGGAGGCAACCGGGGTAAATTATCTGGCGCTGGATCTGAACGGGAATATCGGCTCTCATGTGGTTGTGGCGCTCGCGCTTCAGCAGAATGCCGAGCTGATCGTTGATGACGAAGCGAATTTCGACACCGAAGAAATGCATAATGCGGTTCAGCTGATTGTCGATATCGTCGAACAGGGTTTTGCAAACCCCACCAATGACTATCCGGCGGCTCAGGCTGATTTCTTCAACGGGCAAGCGGGTATTCTGATCAACGGCACCTGGGTGGTTGACCAGTTCACCGCCGAGGCTGCAAACCCGGAAAGTGCCCTGTCAGACTATTATGTCGCCACACAGCCTACGCTTTTTGATGTGGGCGCGACCTGGGGCGGCAGCCATGCCTGGGCCATTCCGGCATCATTGCAGGCAAACGACCCCGAGACCTATCAGGCCGCCATCGGGTTTCTTGACTTCCTGAATGACAACAATCTGGCCTGGGCCAAGACCGGCCATCTCTCGGTCCGTGAATCGGTTCTGGCCAGCGAGGCCTATAACACTCTGCCGCACCGGTCTGAATATGCCGGCTCGGCAGAGATCGCACGGTCCCTGCCCCGGTCTACCGTGGCGTGGAGCATCCGCGACGTGGTCAAGTCGATCCTGCAATCCACCTATCTGGCGGACGTGCCGATTGACGAGGCTCTGGTGTCGATCAATGAAGGCGTTCAGGACATTCTGGACGACCAGTAACCGACAGATGGAGGGCCCCCAAAGCACAGCCGGGGCCCTCCATTGCCTTTATAAATAATACAGACCGCTTTCAGAGAGACCTCATATGACAGATGACGAGACACTCAATCCCCGTTGGGATGCCGATAAAGCATGGCAATGGAAGGCATCTCATCCATGGATTGTTGGCTGTAACTTCCTGCCCGGCTACGCGGTAAACTTTGTCGATATGTGGCATAAGGAAACCTATGATCCGCTGGCCATTAACCGGGAACTGGGATGGGCCGCCTCTGTCGGCATGAACGCCGTGCGCGTCAATCTGCAATATCTGCAATGGGTTGATGACATTGCCGGGCAAACCCGGATATTCGAAAGCTTTCTTGAGATTGCCAGCCGCAACAACATCATGGTTGTGCCCTGCCTGTTCGACGATTGCGGATTTTCCGGTGATCCCGCGAATGCCGATCTGCAACCGGACCCCAGACCCGGCGTGCATAACGGGCGGGCCCTGGCCAGCCCGGGCCGCGAGATTGTTATGGACCGGTCGCAATGGTCATTCTGTCTGGATTTTCTTCAGGATGTCATCGGAAAATTCAAAGATGACCCCCGTATCCTGTTCTGGGATATCTATAACGAACCCGGCAATGGCGCGATTTTCCTGAACGCGGCAACAACCAGAGATGTGAGAGCTGAGTTAGAGCCCAATTCTCTGGACTTCCTCAAGCAGGCTTTTGACGCCGCGGTTCATGTGAACCCGATACATCCGCTGACATCCGGGGCATGGCGCCATGGGGATTTTGACAATGTCACTGTCCCCGATGATATTCCTTACCAAAATGCCATTGATCAGGCGATGCTGCAAATGTCGGATATCATATCCTTCCACGGATATGTCACCGTCGAGAGGATGGAAGTTCTGATTGCGTATCTCAACAAGTTCGGGCGCCCGCTTTTCTGTACCGAATGGATGGCGCGCCCGATGGGGAGCCGGATTCAGGACCAGTTGCCGGTCTTGCGCCAACATGAGGTCGGGGCGTTTCAGTGGGGCCTGGTCAAAGGGCGGTCACAAACCCATATCCCCTGGCCGAAAGTCATTGCGGACCACCCGCAGGCAAGTGGTGAGGCCAGTGAATGGTTTCATGATCTGCTGCATCCCGAAGGAATGCCGTATGATCCGAGTGAAATCAAAACCATCAGAACCGCGGCTGGTTTTACAACATGACCCATATCAAGACGACGGCACTTCAGAAATCTTTCGGCGGTTTGCCGGTTCTGAAAGACATAAATCTCGAGATCGAAGATGGCGAATTTGTTGTCATCGTCGGGCCATCGGGTTGCGGTAAATCGACCCTGCTCAGGGTCATATCCGGTCTGGAGGGCGCCAATTCCGGCCAAATTCATTTCAACGGCAAGGATGTGACATCGCTTGATCCGGGCAAGCGAAAAGTGGCCATGGTGTTCCAGTCCTACGCGCTTTACC from Rhodophyticola sp. CCM32 includes these protein-coding regions:
- a CDS encoding carbohydrate ABC transporter permease, translating into MIRTERQAFVFLAPFLIAYGLFLFYPMLKGFWISLHDWHLLRVAMNPDAVEFVGFRNYERILWGRDMEWSAVQKPWWQGGLVALAALLAYRGAKHAHDRTLYWFLAAVALVAAFVIGWAPGEDGRWYNRQFWPRVGNTLFLVAWIVPLVTAVALVLAVLLNRQTLAAAVFRTIFFVSTVLSVTVVTLIWKLALSPNQGLVSGIFERFGLEPIAWLTTEGFADAGIIMATVWWGTGISMMLFLAALQDISDEIYDAARLDDIGPVRTFFYITLPNLRHAIVLVMVLAVIAHFQIFGQVRLMTDGGPVETTESLVVLIYDTGFQENKLGRATAMSTVLLMFITLFSILQVLIVRGQRD
- a CDS encoding carbohydrate ABC transporter permease, with amino-acid sequence MGKHVNTRLFVTLMAIPAFIWLVPILWMLSLSFQPNDLLQRTTTDVAFGLIPAQFTFDNYAAVMSLSNTPRWFMNSLIVAVMTTLGVLLVAAPAGYAFARMNFPFKRVLLMLCLIGLAVPEQAIFIPMYTMFADLGWLNTYHGLAIPRIATPIGLFLMYQFMRGVPREIEEAAMIDDIGRVRIFFSIVLPLMRPAMITLAIVTFLYAWNDYLWPLVAIQRTADYTLAVGIASSQENFAQTEGLGRLMASGIFASLPVIVFYLIFQKYVVRAIALGGSKG
- a CDS encoding extracellular solute-binding protein, translated to MKKTLIMMAACAGMVGPVQADTTLSIARFFGACENAGTDFANAVGEACIIQALINAYSEADNGVTMETREVAWASFYDQMKAGYAANTPPDIHVIHQSRIPEFADIGLLADMSEDLAPAGIDIEDWEDRALEGSSHNGAIYAVPLDFHTLLWHVNMELMEQAGLVADGAPILPGSPEELLAHAQQFQEATGVNYLALDLNGNIGSHVVVALALQQNAELIVDDEANFDTEEMHNAVQLIVDIVEQGFANPTNDYPAAQADFFNGQAGILINGTWVVDQFTAEAANPESALSDYYVATQPTLFDVGATWGGSHAWAIPASLQANDPETYQAAIGFLDFLNDNNLAWAKTGHLSVRESVLASEAYNTLPHRSEYAGSAEIARSLPRSTVAWSIRDVVKSILQSTYLADVPIDEALVSINEGVQDILDDQ
- a CDS encoding 1,4-beta-xylanase — its product is MTDDETLNPRWDADKAWQWKASHPWIVGCNFLPGYAVNFVDMWHKETYDPLAINRELGWAASVGMNAVRVNLQYLQWVDDIAGQTRIFESFLEIASRNNIMVVPCLFDDCGFSGDPANADLQPDPRPGVHNGRALASPGREIVMDRSQWSFCLDFLQDVIGKFKDDPRILFWDIYNEPGNGAIFLNAATTRDVRAELEPNSLDFLKQAFDAAVHVNPIHPLTSGAWRHGDFDNVTVPDDIPYQNAIDQAMLQMSDIISFHGYVTVERMEVLIAYLNKFGRPLFCTEWMARPMGSRIQDQLPVLRQHEVGAFQWGLVKGRSQTHIPWPKVIADHPQASGEASEWFHDLLHPEGMPYDPSEIKTIRTAAGFTT